The Glycine soja cultivar W05 chromosome 6, ASM419377v2, whole genome shotgun sequence genome has a window encoding:
- the LOC114415388 gene encoding G-type lectin S-receptor-like serine/threonine-protein kinase At5g35370, with amino-acid sequence MSQICTSSNYTMKPIITFSCILLFFTTISARSFSDYITPNFTASYLEFIDNFGTFLFSHNRTFKAAIFNPGGQQTSFYLCVIHAASNTIIWSGNRDAPISDSGKMLLSFKGITILDEHGNTKWSTPSLKSQVNRLQLTEMGNLVLLDKSNGSLWESFQNPTDTIVIGQRLPVGASLSSAASNSDLSKGNYKLTITSSDAVLQWYGQTYWKLSTDTRVYKNSNDMLEYMAINNTGFYLFGDGGTVFQLGLPLANFRIAKLGTSGQFIVNSFSGTNNLKQEFVGPDDGCQTPLACGRAGLCTENTVSSSPVCSCPPNFHVGSGTFGGCEPSNGSYSLPLACKNSSAFSFLNIGYVEYFGNFYSDPVLYKVNLSACQSLCSSNCSCLGIFYKSTSGSCYMIENELGSIQSSNGGDERDILGFIKAITVASTTSSNDGNDDKENSQNGEFPVAVAVLLPIIGFIILMALIFLVWRRLTLMSKMQEVKLGKNSPSSGDLDAFYIPGLPARFDYEELEEATENFKTLIGSGGFGTVYKGVLPDKSVVAVKKIGNIGIQGKKDFCTEIAVIGNIHHVNLVKLKGFCAQGRHRLLVYEYMNRGSLDRNLFGGEPVLEWQERFDVALGTARGLAYLHSGCVQKIIHCDIKPENILLQDQFQAKISDFGLSKLLSAEQSGLFTTMRGTRGYLAPEWLTNSAITEKTDVYSFGMVLLELVSGRKNCYYRSRSHSMDDSNSGGGHSSTSSTTGLVYFPLFALEMHEQRSYLELADSRLEGRVTCEEVEKLVRIALCCAHEEPALRPNMVTVVGMLEGGTPLPHPRIESLNFLRFYGRRYTEASTIAEENEYGSVMLQQARSSTTSMPSDSSTRGFSYMSSQNISGPR; translated from the coding sequence ATGTCTCAAATCTGCACTTCGTCAAATTACACCATGAAACCCATCATAACCTTCTCTTGCATTCTCCTTTTCTTTACCACCATCTCAGCCCGCAGTTTTTCAGATTATATCACTCCAAATTTCACTGCCTCATACCTTGAGTTCATTGACAACTTTGGCACGTTCCTGTTTTCTCACAACAGAACATTCAAGGCTGCTATATTCAACCCCGGTGGCCAACAAACCAGTTTCTATCTATGTGTCATTCATGCTGCATCCAACACTATCATTTGGTCTGGTAACCGTGATGCCCCCATCTCAGATTCTGGCAAAATGCTTCTATCTTTCAAAGGGATCACAATTCTTGATGAACATGGGAACACCAAATGGTCAACACCATCACTGAAATCACAAGTGAATAGGCTTCAGCTGACAGAGATGGGAAATCTTGTGTTACTTGACAAGTCCAATGGTTCTCTCTGGGAGAGTTTCCAAAACCCAACAGACACAATTGTTATTGGACAGCGTTTACCTGTTGGAGCATCTTTGTCAAGTGCAGCATCCAATTCAGACTTGTCAAAAGGAAACTACAAGCTCACAATAACTTCCTCTGATGCAGTTCTGCAATGGTATGGACAGACATATTGGAAACTTTCAACGGACACAAGGGTCTACAAGAACTCAAATGACATGTTGGAATACATGGCCATAAACAACACAGGCTTTTACCTCTTTGGAGATGGTGGAACAGTTTTTCAGCTGGGGTTGCCACTGGCTAATTTTCGAATTGCCAAGTTAGGTACCTCTGGCCAGTTTATTGTCAACAGCTTTTCTGGCACTAATAACCTGAAGCAGGAGTTTGTGGGGCCAGATGATGGATGTCAAACTCCCTTGGCTTGTGGAAGAGCAGGTTTATGCACTGAGAACACTGTTTCCTCTTCACCTGTTTGTTCTTGTCCCCCAAACTTCCATGTAGGCTCAGGTACTTTTGGTGGTTGTGAGCCAAGCAATGGATCCTATTCTTTGCCACTTGCTTGTAAAAATTCTTCagctttttcatttttgaataTAGGGTATGTTGAGTACTTTGGCAATTTTTATTCTGATCCGGTTTTGTATAAAGTGAATTTATCTGCCTGTCAAAGTCTTTGTTCAAGTAACTGTTCCTGCTTGGggattttttataaaagcacATCTGGTTCTTGCTATATGATTGAGAATGAGTTGGGGTCCATTCAGTCAAGTAATGGAGGTGATGAGAGAGACATCTTGGGCTTCATTAAAGCCATTACGGTTGCATCTACAACTAGTAGTAATGATGGCAATGATGATAAGGAAAATTCTCAAAATGGGGAGTTTCCTGTGGCAGTTGCAGTGCTGTTACCAATCATTGGATTCATTATTCTGATGGCCTTAATTTTCCTTGTGTGGAGAAGATTGACACTCATGTCAAAGATGCAAGAAGTGAAACTAGGGAAAAACTCACCTTCTTCTGGGGACCTTGATGCCTTCTACATTCCTGGCTTACCCGCAAGGTTTGACTATGAAGAACTCGAGGAGGCTACAGAAAACTTCAAGACTCTAATAGGGTCAGGTGGGTTTGGAACCGTATACAAAGGTGTGCTTCCTGACAAATCCGTTGTGGCAGTGAAGAAAATAGGGAATATAGGAATTCAAGGGAAGAAGGACTTCTGCACTGAGATTGCAGTCATTGGAAACATCCACCACGTTAACTTGGTCAAACTCAAAGGCTTTTGTGCTCAAGGGAGACACCGCTTGTTGGTTTATGAGTACATGAACCGTGGTTCCCTTGACCGAAACCTCTTTGGTGGTGAACCGGTTTTGGAATGGCAAGAGAGGTTCGATGTGGCGCTTGGAACAGCACGTGGACTTGCTTACCTTCACAGTGGATGTGTACAAAAGATTATTCATTGTGACATCAAACCAGAGAACATTCTCTTGCAGGATCAGTTTCAGGCTAAGATATCTGATTTTGGACTCTCCAAACTCTTGAGTGCCGAACAGTCTGGTTTGTTCACAACAATGAGAGGCACACGTGGCTACCTTGCTCCGGAGTGGCTCACAAACTCTGCCATAACAGAGAAAACTGATGTGTATAGCTTTGGAATGGTGCTTCTTGAACTTGTCAGTGGAAGGAAGAACTGCTATTACAGGTCCAGAAGCCATAGCATGGATGATAGCAACAGTGGTGGAGGACATTCCTCAACCTCATCAACAACCGGGTTGGTTTATTTTCCTCTATTTGCATTGGAGATGCATGAGCAAAGGAGTTACCTTGAGTTGGCTGATTCAAGGCTTGAAGGACGTGTCACATGTGAAGAGGTGGAGAAACTGGTTCGTATTGCCTTGTGTTGTGCTCATGAAGAACCAGCGCTTAGGCCAAACATGGTCACTGTTGTTGGCATGCTAGAAGGTGGGACTCCATTGCCACACCCGAGGATTGAATCTTTGAACTTTCTGAGGTTTTATGGCCGTAGGTATACTGAGGCTTCTACTATAGCGGAAGAAAATGAGTATGGTTCTGTGATGCTTCAACAAGCGCGTAGTTCTACTACAAGCATGCCAAGTGATTCATCGACTCGTGGATTTTCTTACATGTCTTCGCAAAATATCTCTGGGCCAAGATAG
- the LOC114415389 gene encoding nodulation-signaling pathway 2 protein-like produces the protein MDIDAIHNLDFSGYSTITNTTPSSDDDYGCNWNHWSPVVNWDAFTGAHDDFHQIIDSIMCDGAAPEEDNLSPDDHVASNSPSVSITEEDDDAGDDSKGLRLVHLLMAAAEALSGAPKSRDLARVILVRLKELVSSHAAPHGSTMERLAAYFTDALQGLLEGAGGAHNNNNKHHHHYITSCGPHHHHRDDHHHQNDTLAAFQLLQDMSPYVKFGHFTANQAILEAVAHDRRVHIVDYDIMEGVQWASLIQALASNKTGPPGPHLRITALSRTGSGRRSIATVQETGRRLAAFAASLGQPFSFHHCRLEPDETFKPSSLKLVRGEALVFNCMLNLPHLSYRAPESVASFLSGAKALKPRLVTLVEEEVASIVGGFVARFMDSLHHYSAVFDSLEAGFPMQGRARALVERVFLGPRIVGSLARMGEEEERGSWGEWLGAAGFRGVPMSFANHCQAKLLIGLFNDGYRVEELGSNKLVLDWKSRRLLSASLWTSSSHSD, from the coding sequence ATGGACATAGATGCTATCCACAACCTCGACTTCTCCGGATACAGCACCATCACCAACACAACCCCCTCTTCTGATGATGACTATGGTTGCAACTGGAACCACTGGTCCCCCGTCGTCAACTGGGACGCCTTCACCGGCGCCCACGACGACTTCCACCAAATCATCGACTCCATCATGTGCGACGGCGCCGCCCCCGAGGAGGACAACCTCAGCCCCGACGACCACGTCGCCAGCAACTCCCCCTCCGTCTCCATCACGGAGGAGGACGACGACGCCGGCGACGATTCCAAGGGCCTGAGACTCGTCCATCTCCTTATGGCCGCCGCGGAGGCCCTCAGCGGCGCCCCCAAGAGCCGCGACCTGGCTCGAGTGATATTGGTTCGGCTCAAGGAGTTGGTGTCGTCCCACGCGGCGCCGCACGGCTCCACCATGGAGAGGCTCGCCGCCTACTTCACCGACGCGCTCCAGGGCCTGCTAGAAGGCGCAGGGGGTGCtcacaataacaacaacaagcaTCACCACCACTACATCACATCATGTGGGCCCCATCACCACCACCGCGacgatcatcatcatcaaaacgACACCCTCGCGGCGTTCCAACTGCTCCAGGACATGTCTCCCTACGTCAAGTTCGGACACTTCACCGCCAACCAGGCCATCCTCGAGGCCGTGGCCCACGATCGCCGTGTCCACATCGTCGATTACGACATCATGGAAGGGGTCCAGTGGGCCTCCCTCATTCAGGCTCTTGCCTCCAACAAAACGGGCCCACCGGGCCCACACCTTCGTATAACCGCATTGTCCCGCACCGGCTCCGGACGCCGCTCCATCGCCACCGTCCAAGAAACCGGGCGCCGCTTAGCCGCCTTCGCCGCCTCCCTTGGCCAACCGTTCTCCTTCCACCATTGCAGGTTGGAGCCCGACGAAACGTTTAAACCTTCGTCGCTTAAGCTGGTTCGCGGAGAGGCTTTGGTTTTTAACTGTATGCTAAACTTACCGCACCTTAGTTACCGCGCGCCCGAATCGGTTGCGTCGTTTTTGAGCGGAGCCAAAGCGTTGAAGCCGAGGCTGGTGACTTTAGTGGAGGAGGAAGTGGCCTCCATTGTTGGAGGGTTCGTGGCGCGGTTTATGGATTCGCTGCATCACTATTCAGCGGTGTTTGACTCGCTGGAGGCTGGGTTTCCGATGCAGGGCCGGGCCAGGGCACTTGTGGAGCGGGTTTTCTTGGGCCCGAGGATAGTGGGCTCGCTGGCCCGGATGGGGGAAGAGGAGGAAAGAGGGTCGTGGGGGGAGTGGTTGGGTGCGGCGGGGTTCAGGGGAGTTCCGATGAGCTTCGCGAATCATTGCCAAGCGAAGCTGTTAATTGGTCTTTTCAACGACGGGTATAGGGTGGAGGAGTTGGGGAGTAATAAGTTGGTCTTGGATTGGAAATCTAGGCGCTTGCTCTCTGCCTCGCTTTGGACTTCTTCCTCCCACTCagattaa